GTACCCGAAATTTAATTGAAACAGGAAAAACGGTAACAGATAGGCCGTCTCAGAGCCCGAACTGCGATTGGAACAAGAAAAACGGTAACAGAGAGGCGGTCTCAGTGCCCAAACTGTCATTAATATTAGAAAAACGGTAACAGACAATTTGTCACTGTGCATTCGCCTCCACAGCCACAGTAACTAACCGTCCTCCCTAAGACCAAAGATGATATAATAACTAAAATGATAAACAGAGGTGATCAAATGTCACTATCAAAAGAGTCATTTACCTCCCTAGAAAAATATTATGAAATCCGCGAATCAAGTGACCATCTGTACGAGTATATTGATGGCTCTATCTTTATGTCTCCATCTCCGTCCACCAAACATCAACGAATATCAGGCCGGCTTTTGGTAAAAATAAGCAATTACCTCACCCAAAAGAATGACAACTGTGAAGTGCTTGCCGCTCCAAATGATATTGAACTTTCCAAAGAAGGCATGGAAGAGACTAATATAGTCATTCCCGACCTGGCTGTAATGTGTGATAAAAGTGGATTCACGGATACCAAATACGTTGGCGTACCCGATATGATTGTTGAAATTTTAAGTCCATCCAATCAATCTCATGATCTTATCACAAAGCTAAATCTTCACATGAAATACGGGGTCAAAGAATATTGGATCATAAACCCAATGCTGAACTCCATCACAATCTACTCCCTTAACAAAGAGGAAGTATACGAACAACATGCTATAAAAACAGATCTAGGGACAATTACCTCAAAGCTTTTAAATGGGTTTCACCTTGAACTAGAACATATTTTCAAATAAAAAAGGTCAAGGATTCCTCATCCTTGACCATCTTTGTTCCCCAACTATTTAAGTAAGCTGTTGCTCCGCGAACTCACGATACAACTTATGCGACTCCACTAACTCCTGATGAGTCCCCATCCCAGTGATCTCACCTTTTTCAATAAAAATAATCTTATCCGCATTCACAATCGTAGACAATCTATGGGCGATCACAAATGTTGTTCGGCCTTCCATCAGCCTTGTCAACGCCTGCTGGACTATTCCTTCAGATTGACTATCCAGACTTGCCGTTGCTTCGTCCATCATTAAGATTTTTGGATCTCGCAAAAAGGCACGGGCAATCGCGATGCGTTGGCGCTGCCCGCCTGATAGCATAACTCCGCGTTCACCAACCTCCGTATCAAGTCCTTTTGGGAACTCTTGAATGAACTGATCGGCATAAGCCATTTTGGCGACTTCCCATAAGCGATCATCTGTCAAAGATTCTTTATTTTCCAGCCCATAAGTTAAATTATCCCGAATGGTTCCAGCCATCATCGGGCTGTCTTGAGAGACATAACCAATCTGCTGGCGCCACGCTTTCATAGATAATGAGCGGATTGGCAAAGCCCCAACAAAAATTTCTCCGTCTGTTGGCTCATAAAAACGTTCAAGCAATCCGAAAAGCGTACTCTTTCCGCCACCGCTCGGTCCTGCAAAAGCCACCATCATGCCAGGTTCGACATCAAAGGAAACATTGCGCAAAATCGGCTCGTCTTCGTTATAACCAAAGGATAAACCTTTAACGAAAACAGGTTGATTGGTAATATCCGCAGCCAATCCCTCTTGTCCTGGCTCGTCCTCAATTTCCAGAATATCAATGATTCGTTCTGTCGCCCCTTTAGCCTTCTGTAACTGTGTAAAAAACATTGTAAAGGATGTAATCGGAAAGATAATTTGAAACAGGTAAAGTAGGAATGCAACCAGCGCACCGGTTGTCATCGTTCCTTCTGCAACACGAATTCCGCCGTAGCCGATGATCACAACGATGACAAGCATGACGACCATATACATAAGCGGTCCGATAATGGCAAAGATTCGAGCTTCCCTCAAACCAAATGTCAGTAGTGTACGAATACCTGACTGCCCCTTTGCTTCCTCTGCCGTTTCCGCGTTGGATGCTTTCATTAGTCGGATCTCACTTAAAGTCTGCTGGACACTGCCGGTAAAATTGGCCGTTTCATCTTGCATGCCACGGGAGATTTTCGCCATTTTTGTACCAAGTGGAATCATGACAAGCGTCGTGACTGGAACAGATATCAGCATAAGCAAGGTCATTTTCCAATCCATGATAAAGAGGATCGTGACAGCCCCGATGATAGTGATGATCCCTGTGATGAACTGGGGGAAGTGTTGGGAGATTAAATCTTTCACAATCCCGGTGTCATTGACCACACGGCTGACCGATTCGCCACTTGTTTTTTTATCAAAATAACTGACAGGAAGGCGGATCAATTTGAACCACATTCTCTCGCGTAGGCCGGCAACGATGCTTTGGCCGACATAGGCGAGGGAGTAGGTGGAAAGTCCGTCAATAACGGCTCGGACAATAAAGACAGCCGCAATGGCAACAATCAGTCCAACACTGAGCGATTCCATGGAAAAACCATCGACAAGTTGCTGAGTGAGCAATGGGATGGTTAATCCAACCATTGTGGTGATAAGGCTGCCGATTAACCCTAGTGTCAATGCAACCTTGGGAATGTTGGTTGACATGATGAGAGAGATGAATTTCTTCAGATTCTTATTTTTTGCTGGTTCCATATATTGTGATCTCCTTTAAAAAGGTATGCTTGATAATTGTACGTTCATAAGACAAGTTAGTTCCTTTATCATTGTGACAGATTGAGGAACATGTTTCCAATTTTACAGTTGACAACAGTATTTCCAAAGGTTTATATTTTAATTAAACAGTGGTCAATAAAAAGGATGAGTAAGGAATGTCACCTAGAAAAGCGGTAACAAATGAATTAACACAAAGTATGGTAATGGACGCGGCCCGCGAGTTGTTCCGAAAGAAAGGGTATCAGCAGGTTTCTATGCGGCAGATAGCAACAGCGTTAGGGTATAGTCATGGTGCCATTTATTATCATTTCAAAAATAAAGCAGAACTTTTTTATGCCATGATTGAAACGGATTTTAAAGAGCTAGATCAATGGCTGGACAATGTGATGATGCAGGACCTTGATAACAGAACGAAATTAAAGCAAGTTTTGCTTGAATTCATCCGATTTGGCCTCACGCACAAAAGCCAATATGAGATGATGTTTTTGTTGTCAGATGAAGAAGTAAAAAGCTATGTAAATAAAGGTCCGAATGATTCTTATGAGAAGTTTGCTAAAGCCATAATGGAGTTGAGCAATCAATCTATAAGCATCCAACATGCATGGTCCATTTTCCTCTCGTTGCACGGTTTCGTCAGTCATTACTGTCGGTGTGATGCAGACTATGATGAAGTAAAAGGGTTAGCAGAATCACATGTGAATTTTATCCTAACAGCTTTAGGGTAAAATTTTTTAAAGATTTATTGACCAGTGGTTAAAAATCAGGGGGTATTTTTTATGAAAAAAGCAATGGTAATTGGAGCTTCAGGCGGGATGGGGTACGCACTCGTGATGGAACTTGTTAGTCGTGGAGTGGAAGTGGTGGTTTTTGCCAGAGGAAAAGAGAGACTCGGGGAGCTTTTTGGCAGAGAAGAAAAAGTGACGATCATAGCTGGAGACGCTAGTGAAAAGAAACAAGTTTCCCTTGCTGCCAATGGAGTGGATGTGATCTTTCATGCAATGAACCTTCCATATGAAGAATGGAAGGGAAAACTTTTGCCAGTCACCCAAAACATCATAGAAGCAGCAATAGAGAACGGTGCAAAGCTTGCGGTGGTGGATAATATCTATGCATATGGTAAAAGCGGTGGGAGTCGGCTGAAAGAGTGTATGGAGAAAAAACCGCATACCAAAAAAGGGAAGCTTCGAAAGGAAATGGGGGAAATGATTCAACAGGCCAACATTCCGACTTTGATCTGCCACTTTCCAGACTTCTACGGACCAAATGCAACGAATACCTATATTCACTTTACCCTTGAACAACTTTTGAAAAAGAAGAAGGGTGGTTTTGTAGGACCAAATCATATTGAAAGAGAATTTATTTTTACAAAAGATGGGGCAAGGGTGATGGTGGAATTAGCTTTAAGAGAGGATGCCTATGGACACAATTGGAATATCCCTGCTGTGTCGACCATTACAGCGAGGGATTTCGAAAAGATAATAAAAGAGCAACTAGGAAAAGATAAGCAGCTTTACTACATCACCAAACCGATGTTTGCGCTTTTTGCCCTTGTTGCTGGAAAAGGGATGCGTGAGGCAGTGGAAATGCAGTATATCAATGCCGAGCCTACCATTCTATCAGGGGAAAAGCTAACAAGGTTTTTAGGAGAATGGAACAGTACTCCATATGAAAAAGGTATAGAAGAAACCATAGGGTATATGAAGAACCAAATATAAGCTAGAAAAGGGGAATCAGTTGTTATGTCTGATTCCCCTTAAAAAGTTAGTGTTCAGCTACGCCCTTCGCAGCCGGTAAACTTCATAAAGATTCTTCGTCACAACCTTCAACACCGAATACACCGGAACCGCCAATAGGATTCCAATAAATCCGTAAAGCTTTCCTGCTG
This window of the Sutcliffiella horikoshii genome carries:
- a CDS encoding Uma2 family endonuclease gives rise to the protein MINRGDQMSLSKESFTSLEKYYEIRESSDHLYEYIDGSIFMSPSPSTKHQRISGRLLVKISNYLTQKNDNCEVLAAPNDIELSKEGMEETNIVIPDLAVMCDKSGFTDTKYVGVPDMIVEILSPSNQSHDLITKLNLHMKYGVKEYWIINPMLNSITIYSLNKEEVYEQHAIKTDLGTITSKLLNGFHLELEHIFK
- a CDS encoding TetR/AcrR family transcriptional regulator translates to MSPRKAVTNELTQSMVMDAARELFRKKGYQQVSMRQIATALGYSHGAIYYHFKNKAELFYAMIETDFKELDQWLDNVMMQDLDNRTKLKQVLLEFIRFGLTHKSQYEMMFLLSDEEVKSYVNKGPNDSYEKFAKAIMELSNQSISIQHAWSIFLSLHGFVSHYCRCDADYDEVKGLAESHVNFILTALG
- a CDS encoding SDR family NAD(P)-dependent oxidoreductase; the protein is MKKAMVIGASGGMGYALVMELVSRGVEVVVFARGKERLGELFGREEKVTIIAGDASEKKQVSLAANGVDVIFHAMNLPYEEWKGKLLPVTQNIIEAAIENGAKLAVVDNIYAYGKSGGSRLKECMEKKPHTKKGKLRKEMGEMIQQANIPTLICHFPDFYGPNATNTYIHFTLEQLLKKKKGGFVGPNHIEREFIFTKDGARVMVELALREDAYGHNWNIPAVSTITARDFEKIIKEQLGKDKQLYYITKPMFALFALVAGKGMREAVEMQYINAEPTILSGEKLTRFLGEWNSTPYEKGIEETIGYMKNQI
- a CDS encoding ABC transporter ATP-binding protein, translating into MEPAKNKNLKKFISLIMSTNIPKVALTLGLIGSLITTMVGLTIPLLTQQLVDGFSMESLSVGLIVAIAAVFIVRAVIDGLSTYSLAYVGQSIVAGLRERMWFKLIRLPVSYFDKKTSGESVSRVVNDTGIVKDLISQHFPQFITGIITIIGAVTILFIMDWKMTLLMLISVPVTTLVMIPLGTKMAKISRGMQDETANFTGSVQQTLSEIRLMKASNAETAEEAKGQSGIRTLLTFGLREARIFAIIGPLMYMVVMLVIVVIIGYGGIRVAEGTMTTGALVAFLLYLFQIIFPITSFTMFFTQLQKAKGATERIIDILEIEDEPGQEGLAADITNQPVFVKGLSFGYNEDEPILRNVSFDVEPGMMVAFAGPSGGGKSTLFGLLERFYEPTDGEIFVGALPIRSLSMKAWRQQIGYVSQDSPMMAGTIRDNLTYGLENKESLTDDRLWEVAKMAYADQFIQEFPKGLDTEVGERGVMLSGGQRQRIAIARAFLRDPKILMMDEATASLDSQSEGIVQQALTRLMEGRTTFVIAHRLSTIVNADKIIFIEKGEITGMGTHQELVESHKLYREFAEQQLT